ATGTTCCTTGGCTCAGCGCTTCAGGTGACCCCGCTGGGGGTCCACACCAACGCAGCCCCCCTCAGCAGGGGCCTGAGAGCAAAGGGGCTCTGGGCAGGACCCCGAGCAGGACCCCGAGCCACCCCTCTACAGGCGCAGCCAGCACCGGCCGGGGCgcagagctggggacagggcagccCACGTTCAGCCGGtaccagcagccccaggcaagCCAGCGAGTTATTTACAAGTCAGATTCTTCTGCTTCTTGATCTCCGAGCCAAGCTTGCGTCTGGCGGCTGAGCTCGGGGCACCCCTGCGCTCCCCCCCACCTAAGCCAGGCAGGCTCATCGAGTCGCACCAAGCCCCCAGGCACTCGCTGGGCAAAGCGATGAGAGGCAGAAAATCTGTCGTCCAGACAGACAGCGAGATCTGACACGGGATTTGCAACCTGGGAAGGCTTCTGCCAGGTAAAAAATAACCTAAGAGACGGGGGCAGGGGACACAGCGAGCAGCACTGCGAGCAGAGCAGTGCCCGGGCCTCTCGGCCAGCCCGATGCCACCACTTGAGGCGGTTTGAGGCAGAAGACGACCTTTGCCTCTCAATTACTGGCAACAGCTGCCCCCGAAGGGCTGCGGACGGAGGACTGCTTCATGGCACGTTAAGCACCCACCTTTCAGCACTGCACCACGTTTATCACTGCCTTGTTGGGAGCCCAGTCAATACGTGACCGTGCCAAGGACAAGCCGCCAGGCACGAGGGGCGGTTTTGGTTTGGGCAGCAGCAGACCCGTGGGCACGGCCCAGCCCCATGCCTGCAGCCGTGCCGATGCCTCTGTGCCAAGCCCACGCTCCCACAGCTCTCCGGGGTCATTGCTTTCCAAGGAAAGATGTTTCTCAAGGCTGGATCTATCGCCTTTCCAGACTCAGCATTGCACGGCACTTGCCGCAGGAAGCAAACGGGACAGGTAGGACAACTCACCATGACCATCTTTCTCTGCTCACACAGCTTCTGTAACTGGTAGGACTTCTCCTCTGCTTTGATGTAGCCTTTCTTGACATCATCGACAGccttaaacagaaaaagggaaagaacacCCAGAAGGTCAGGCTCCAGGATCTCCTCGCAGTGCTTCGCCTGCCCCGGCTGGCCCCGCGCTGCCCCAGCTCGCAGCCCCCGCAGTCCATCGTGCACCCAGCGAGGGCCAGGCTCGGCGACTCCGGCCCCGAGCCTCTGCCCACCTCGGGCAGCACGCAGATGCCTGGGTTTAGGAGGGCTCTGGGAGAACGTCCCCTGGATGGATCTGCAAATGCTGGAACTTGGAATCCTGCCTCTGCCCTTGGGCATCGTCCGGTACAACCCTTCCACCGCAGACACACGCAGCCgcctccagcagagcagcacaggcttTTTTATTACCGACCACGCTGCTGGAGGGCAGTGCTGCCATGCAGAAGCTGCTTCACTCTTCGGAGTGAGCAGGTACAAAGCCCTGCCTTTAGCTCCACAGCCGCACGCTGCTCAGCCAGGACCCCTGCCCTCGCACAAAGCAGCTCGTAAAGCTGCCAGCCAGTCTGGGGGATCGCTGACCTCTTTTCTCAGTTTGTGTCAGAAGCTGGTACTTGCCCAGTTGAAAGTGTTGGGACAGCGTTTTTGGTGGTGGAGACAGAGCAGGATTTATCTCACTGAACTGTGCAGATATCTACCTCTGAGCTGCTCATCCTAGACCGGCTTTACACAGTCAGAGCATGGCTCCTCTCAGGCTCACTTCATCCCAGAGCATCTGCGTGAAAGGGGGCGAGTGAAAGCACAGGCAGGAACGTTCCTTTCCtcagggggagcagggaggagctgaggAACACGGAACCTCCCCACGGAGCACAGCCCCGCAGGCCCCCTCCAGCTCGCCCTGggaggcagcctgcagctctgatCGCGCCGCGGCCACGAGCTCACCGCAGAGCTGCCGACTCACCCAGCCACCGACCCGTGCTCCTCAGAGCTGCCTAAGCGGGACCAGCCCTCAAGTTCCCAGTGCTGCCAGGACACCAAGGGACAGCGGCGTCTGGAGTCGTTCTGGGAGCCAGGCACTTGGCTACCAGCAGGCGTTGGCTTACCTCCAGGAAGAAATCACAGCTCCCGCCCAAGGAGCTCGAGGGCACCTACCTGATGGAAGAAGTAGGTGACCGCCAAGTCATTGTCATTGAGAAGAACCTCCTCCTCTGTAGTGAAGAGCCATTTCCGGATGGTCAGGCATGTTCCCGGCACTGCCGAGGTGTAGTTCTGCACGTAGAGTTTGTGGGGGAATTCGTTGGGCGCCAGCTTGCGCACTGGAAGAAGCAGAGGACACCGAGGTCAGCTTGGTTCAGTACCTGCTTCTGTGGTGCTGGACCCCAGGGATCCCCCGCAATGGGCCCTGGCGCACAAACAGGAATTGATTCCCTGGAGATCGAACCCCTCCCGGGTGATGGGGGAGGACGCgggtgctgcccctgctgccgCCCTTCCAGCCGGGCAGGGCACAAGCTGAGGACAACCCACTGAGCGTGGTCCTCAGGGGCCATCGCAGCAGCAGATGTCACCCTCTGCTGAGCACAGGGAGGACCACCCGGCCTCAGGTCACAGCATCACGGATGTCTTAGGTTGGGAGGGACCTGTCAGGGCTCAAGAAGAGTTTGGGCAACGCTCTGAGACGTGGTTTGATTGACTGTCAGAGCTGGACTGCCTCTAACAGGTCCCTGtcctcctggtgctggggccccagagctgagcacagggctcCAGGCGGGGTctcagggagcagagcagagggcacGACCCCCTGGCACCGCGCTGCTCCAGGGCACCGCAATGCGTGGCGCTGCCCCCACACCGTGACTTGCTGCTCAAGGCCATCTCCAGCTCCCCAAGGGAGTGTTCTGGGCCTAAGTCTCCACTTCCCTGCAGCTACCCAGGAAGGGCCCCTTCCACCCACGGCGTGCTgaagcagcctgctgctgcgAGTCCTGCCTGCGCTGCCCCTGTCGAGATGCTCACTGCgttcagagctgctgctgctttccttcacCGTGATGGATTTTCACAGGGGAGCGCGGCACGTCTCCTTCGTCAGGTAGGGTACGGCCACTGTCTTACTGCAGCCGGAGCTAACAGCTTCCAGGGAAATTAAATGGAGCGCGTCCAGACAGGAATAAATGGGGATGCTCACGGCGAGCGTCCAGAACGCACGGGCCATAAAGGTTAACTGGAGATCCTCCTGTTCTGTGCAGTCTGAGAAGCACAGCACTCAGAGGAACGAGGCACTAACAGCACCAGCCAGGGCCTGGCAGCCTGAACGCTCCCTGTGGGACTGTGCCCGCGTGTGGCAGCCTCCCatctcctgctccaggctgccTGCACGGCCCAGGTCAGCACTTGAGTACAACCCCAGCCCGTCTTCCGAGCTGGGTGGTTTCAGGAGGGCTTCAGGAAGGCAGAATTTGCCCCTGCCGCTTGGCCAGAATTTGTCAAGTGTGAGGAACAGTCCTAGAAATCTCCCCCTAAAAGCGCACAGGTAGCGGTAACTACAGGGCGAGTCTGAGGCAGGCACCGCTGACGACCCAGAAACGAAGGCACCCAGCTGGGAAGGAGACGTGCGCTTGGCTCACAAGGCGGTGCAGGATCAAGCCCAAACCACTCCACACTCTCAGCAGTGAGCCCTGGGCAGTTTGGGCACTCCACGTTCAGCGACGCTGCAGGAGCCGAGACCAGGCAGAGACCTCAGCACGCACCGAGCTGCGAGGACGGCGATGCACAAAGTGCCAAAGGAATCGCCCAGAATCCTGCAGGTGGGCCTCAAATGCCCCCAGGATTCAGAGGCTGAAGGACAGACACGTCAGCTCACAGCACGCATCCCTCTGGGCCTGGACATCACGTCCCCTCTACGTGTGCACAGATTAAATCCCATTTCCTTTGCAGCCCCTCGGCTCCACACCAAGACGCTTTCGGTGCCCCCTCTCCAGGCAGCCACGTTTCAGCCCCGCTATCTCTGGGCCCTTTGAACTGCAGTAAAACCCATCTCCGTTAACAAGAAGCTCGTCTCCTTGAACTGTTTAAGAACTGGAAAGtcgagcagcagcagaaaaagccGTCAAACTTTGCGGGCTCCTCATTATCAGAATCTGCTGTGCCTGCCCGATTCCTCCCAGGGGCTCCTGACTTTGCGAGCACAGATAAGAGCTAAACGAGGGCCACCAGGCTCTGCGAGCACTGCCGAGCTCCTTCCTCAGCTGCCTGTGGGCACCAAAGGGATTAAAAGACTTACCAAAGGAGTGATTGATCACTTCGAACAAGGCGAAGTAGTTTGCGGTAATACTGTCCATTCCAACTTTAGCAGCCACAGCCTAGAGCAACCAGAGGGGAAAACGGAGTGAGCAAAGCAGGAGCCAGCGCCCGGCAGTCCCTCTGCAGGGCACGGCCAGCGCCGTGCCGGTTATTCCAAGTACTCATTAACCCGAGGCATTAGTCATCAAGGAAAGCCTGAATGTTATTCCTCCTGTAAAATCAGAGCTTTTCTTTAGCAAGGGCCCAGACTCGCGTGTTTCTGCCTTCCTGTAAACCGCTCCAGACTGTAACTGCCCCCACTGCTGACAACTGGGTCATCTCTTCTTCCGATGCCTCTGGTTTCAGTTCCTGACGGAGGAGCACGCCTCCCCGAGGAGCTGGCTCCAACACTTCAGCCCTGCACGCTAATACCACAGCCACATCCCACAGACCTCGGCGGAGGTGACACGAGCTTCGATACGTCGTGTCCCAAGTGCCTGACGGTACCACGACTCTGCCAAAGGCACCACGGCCCTGCTGATGGTACCACGACTCTCCTGAAGGCACCACGACCCTGCTCCAGCGGCAGGATTCTGCTGCGCAAAGCAGGAGCTCCCGCGGCCCTGCTCTTTTGCAACCCTTCAGCTCCCTCGCCTGTAGCAACACTTTGAGTTCCCCTTTCGAGTCTGTTCCCCCTACTTCGTTGACGACTTCcatttttcctccagcagtgcTGGTTGAAGtcagttgttctccatcttgCACTTCGAGCGCCGGGCCTTCAGGCCACCTGCAAACCTGGAACCTGCCCAGGCCGTTCCCCAGGGGTCGCTCCCTTCACGTCCAGCTCGCCGTCCTGCCACGCAGCCACAGAGATGCGTGTTGGACGCAGACAGCTCTTGGATCCAGCTCCCCCGCTGCAGCCACAAGACACGATCTGCCTAGCGCTTCGAGCCATCCGCCAGCTTTAAGATACTATCAGTGGAAATTAATTCAGCGATGACTCCGTCCTTGCAGCCAAGACTGCCCAGGAAATGCTGCTTCAGCACGGCGTGAGGTTGGAGCTCGCCAACCTCCTGTCCTCTACTACAGCAGCACCAGCGCCTACCTGCGCTCGAGAGGAGCCGAGAACCCAGCGGACACCTCGGGGGTCTTGGTTCATGCCTGAATCACGTTAATGTTCCAGtcagggggaaaaacaaaccaaaagaaCACACCAAAAAGTAGCTCACCTGGTACACCTGATCTGTAGTGCTGTTCTTTTTGACTCTGACCGTCACTGTTGTTATATCTGGTAACGCTACCCTGAGCTCCACGTCAGAGACGCCGTTGTAATtctagagaaaggaaaaaagaggacaGAAATCAGCAGAGTCCATCAGACGTGGCCGCAGGGGCTGGGAATCGCCGCTCCCAGCTGCGGCCCCGAGCTGAGCCCAGGGTCCCGCACGGGCCCTGAGCAGATGCCCCTGCTCGCTCCCACGAGCTGAGCTCCACGACTGTTTACTGAGCCCCACGGACCACGCCTGGCGCTGGCTAACTAACGTGGTCACTCGTGCACTGTCACATccagctgccagctgctctgcaagcCTCAGGAATCTGCTTCTGGGCTGCGTGGGGGAAATTCCGAAAGGAGGAAGACGTGAGCTCTGCTTCGAGGCAGGAAGCCAAGCAAAGCGCCCCGGACCGCGACGGGTAGGATTTTCCAGTCGTGGCTTTGTCAGTGAGGAGTGAGAGGAAGCTTTGAGACAGAGCAGCTGAATGCACCACGGAaaagttggggaaaaaagcaataGCCAGAGGGCAAACAGCGGCTTTGCTGCTGCGGGCGACCCAAACTTGGGCAGAAGCAAGTCAGACGAGCTGGTAGTTAACGTGCCTGCTGCCTTTCTGCCCAGCAGCTCACACGCAGAACTACTGcggctgccaccagcagcaggaaccAGCAGGCACACCGCTGCGGGGCCAGGGAggcccagggcaggcagcgagGCCTCGCGCCCGGTTCTGGTCCTCCAAGAGCGGCATCGGAGCCGTTCTCAGCTGCTGCTAAGAGAAGAGGCTTCCTACGAGCAACACCAGGCTGGCAGCGAACTGCAGCCTTGGTTTTCTGCTCCGGCTTTCGATTTGACCAGCTGAGGCTTTGGCGGGGGGCATCCTCGCGCTCCGATCCAGCCTCCCCACGCCTCTGTACCAGGGGAAGCCGAGTTTCAGCGCTGTGCCTACCTCGTCCGACTCCGACAGGAACTCCTGCATGATGTCGCTCTCGCCGATGACGCGTATCGAGCACACTGCGGGACAGAGAGCACGGGTCACTGCCTTGTCCCGGGGCGAGGGGGGATAAGGGCTGCAGGGTAAGAGCACCCACCTGTCCCGCAGGCTGTGGGAAACTGGGGAGCCTCCCGACACAAGGGCTTTGCAGGCTGCACCAGGGGTGCTGGCACGAGGGCTGATACTCCCCGAATGCCCCCCCGACAGCAAGCGACAAGCGTGCGGCGGTGCTGAGTAACTCACTACTGAGACAATCCCCAGGGGGAAACCCAGGCTGCGGGCACGCAGCCAACAGGAGGCTCTGACTACACTGAGAAGCGGGCAAGGACTTCATAAACGCGTTATTCCAGAGGGAACGAAGCTGTCTGGGAGCTCAGGCCAGGTTCAGTAAATAACCTGGGACAAAACTGGACCAGGCTGCATCCCCCGTGCAAGCAGCCAGCCGTTTCCTCCGGCCAGGATGAAAGtgaaggagcagggctggggcagcggcGGGGTGAGGGAACCCGCCCCAGGCCACACCGGTGGGGCCGAGGGGCTTCGTGCCCCAGAGCTGGGTACGGGCAAGCCTGAGCTCAGCACTGCGGCCCTCAAACCCAGCCCAGCTACAGGGCCTCTTGTTGAGCTTCTTTCCCTCGCTGACAAACGAATGCGCGTGGAACTCGAGCTTTCGGGTCGCCCACAGAAGGACAGGCCCTGAGGACTCGCTTCCTGCTGGCGAGGAAGGCAGCGTGTGGCCGCACGGCTGCCTGGGCGCCGCGCCCGGCCCCGTACCTTTCTCCAGGTACTCCTCCAGCCCTCGCCGCCGGgcatccagctgctgctccgACAGGGAGAACGGCCACTTCCCCGGGAGCCGCGGGAAGGTGAAGTTGGCAAATTCCCGTTTCAGGTTCTGGTGCAGGATGGCAAACTCGCGGTACCgcttggagcagagctggcGGCCCGCCATGTAAACGTTGTAcacctgcagggagcagaggagaggccGGCTGGGGCGCGGGAAGCTTTCCGACCTGGAACCAGCGTGGCACTGCCTCCCCGGAGCCACAGGCAGCACGGAGCAGCCCCCTCCCGTCCCCGGGGAGCGTGGCCCGGCCGCTACTCACCACAAACTTCTCGCCGTTCTGCTCCACGTGCTTGTAGGTGGGGATGGAGATGGGCACAGCCTGCTTTTCCGTGTAGTCGTAGAACGACTGCCCCAAGGAGTCATCGCTTGGGTCGAGGTTATCGGCCTCGTGGGGAGGCACCGACAGCACCGTCAGGATCAGCTCCTTCTCCCCGGCGCGGATCAGGTCCACCACTTGTTTGTGGGTTGCTCCCTCAACGTTCACCCCGTTCCTGTGAGAGAGGGCAGAAAAGCCGTAAGCGAGGCCGGGGGGACAGCAGAGCTTCCAAACCACGCCAGGACCAGCCCAGAAACCCATCACGTAACTGCTTCCCTGGGAAATCCGCCAGCTGAAGGTAACCGACACTTCCACAGCTTCACATCTCTTCCCACAACGGGTTACACAAGCTAAaggggagcaaaaaaaaaaaaaaaaaaacaacagaaacccCAACCCACTCAGCTCCCGTGTTCAAATTCTGCGAGTTCTGCTCCGCTGGCAGCGGGTtttgcagctcagctctgcctgcacagcaccaggaggGCGAGCGCTGCTCTGGGTTACGCTGCTCCAACTGCTGCTGGCGCTCTCCCGGGTTAGTGGTTATTGAGCTGTGTTTGATGGCTTCAGGCACAGACCAAGCGTGGCACGTTCGCGCCCAGAACGCGAGCCTTCTCCTCTCAGCTCAAGGGAAACACACGAGGTGACCACAGAATTGAGGAACAACGACAATGAATGCCTAACTCATGCTGCTCCGCTAGGGCAAAAGCCATCTCCTACCCTCCGCAGCCCCAAAACCTCAGGTAATTTCCAAAAATCTGCACTGAAGCTTCCGGATCAACAAGAATGAGAAGGCAGGCTCGGGCGCTTGGCGGGCGAGGGTAAGGGATTTCAGAGGGTGCTGTTCCCAGCTGCTGAGACGAGCACCCGCGAGCCCATCGGCGCGGTGCCAAGGGAGATGAGATCTCTCGAGTTCCTCCTCGACAGGCCCGGGAGCGCTGCCGCAACGAGTACGGGTTTCCAGCTCCTgcactgctcctgcctggctgcaaGAGCTCGTCCAGCGATGCCCCGAGGCCCACGGAAGCCCTGAGACACCGGGGCAGCTCTGAGCATTCCTGCCCTTCCTGCCCACCCCGAAGCCGCCGGCAGCGATCCGCCGCCTGGCTCTCGCTTGGCCCGGACATGGCAAGCTCGGAGAGACGCCGCTCTGAAACCCAGCCTGAGGTCCAAAGAGAGCTGCGAGGCTCTCTTCCAAATCTGGAAAAGGACAagcctgcttttctttctgataagGGCTAAATTTAGCAGCGAGCCTCCAGAAACTTGCAGCGTCTCCGTACGGAGCTTGGCATCTGAAACATCCCCTGCACGAACGGCCCCGGGCAGGGCTTTGCCACGGCGCTGCCCTCGGGAGGCAGCCGGGGCACCCGTGGGTGACGAGGGCTCAGGTCCCACCCCAAGCCCACCTGCAGTGAAGCTGCCCGGGGCTCCGGCGTGTGCCAACACCCCCCAAGACCCCATTCTCGTTTACACCAtggaggggtttgggggggaCGCACAGCCCAGCCCCTGACCCGTGCTGCTGCCCGCAGCCACTGCCCGGAGCTCCGGAGGGACGCTGAGGAAAGGTGCCCGCACGTCCCCAGCTGTGTCGCCTCCCCGCGAAGCCATCCTGCGAGTCACCGAGCCGCCCCAGCTCGCCTCAAATCAAGTGTGAGATTTAATTTCAAGCCTTTCACTGGAATGAAAGAGAACAGCTCTTAGCGCTCCGCATCGATTGTTTTATTGAGCTTTTACTTACAAGGATCACCCTGGAAAGATCCGACCTCAACTTCCAGACCTGGGTGCGAGATCCCAGGCTCAGGACCAAGCTCAGAAAGCCCCAAGCAGCGTCTGCGAGCCAGACAGAGCGCCTGCACCGCGCCAGGCGTTGGGGTGGGCCAGGACATCGACCACAGCCACCAGCCCGCCAGCGCAGGAAGGAGCCAAGCAACGCCTGGACAGAGCCCCTGGGCTGGTCAGAGCGCCCGCGGAGCTGCAcgcagcccctccagcccagGAACACGGCCAGTAGGCTCCGGGACTGGGAAAATCCCCCCCTCGCCGGTCAGCTTGTGCTGGGAGCCTCCGCAGCAGCAGGTCCGCACATCACCAACGTGCGAAAGAACTTCCCGGGGAGGGTGAGGGAGCGCTGGGACGGGCTGCCCGGGGGGGCTGaggagtctcctctggagatatccaaggcccgtctggacgggcaacctgctgcaggagctgctttgGCAGGCGGTTGGACGCGGTTgtctcgaggtcccttccaagccctACAGCTCTGTGATTCCGTGACCGCAGGACTCGTGGAGAAGCCCCCGCAGTGGGGCCGCAGCGCGTCCTCCCGGCGCTGAGAGGCGGCCCCGGCAGCAGCAGgtttccctctcccctctgccACGGCAGCTGAGCCGAGCAAGGAGCCGGCGGCACCGCAGCCGCAcggggcacggccccggcacCTCTGCGAGGAAGTCTCTGTGGGAACTCCGCCTGGAGCAACCACCACAGACCTACGGAGAGCGGGGACGGGGAATCGGGGACGGGGAATCGCACGGCATGGGCAGACCAGAGGCACCTGGCGAGGCGAGGGGAGCCCAATGCCACGAGCCTGCCAGCACGCCACGGGCGGCCGTGCTCCTCCCAGGACCTCTGGGGGCTTTTCTCTTCGAGCTCCTGCTTCTGCTTggagttggattttttttttttatttttattttgccaccAGCCGCTCCCGTTCCCCTTCCCGGGCCCTCAGCCCGCCGCAGCAGGGCGGTTGGCTGGCTGCCCCCCACCAGCCACACCGGGAGCAGGACGTGCCCCGTGCACGCAGCCCCAGCAAGGCCGGCGAGATTTCGGCAGCTCTCGAAGAGCAGCTTCCTTCTGAGGATTCACTTCTCCAAGCCACCCGCCGCCAGAGGCGGATGCGGTCAGGGCAGGAACACGAGGTTCTGCCGCCTTCCATCGCAGGGTGAATCCCCCGCCCTCGGCACCCCTCTTCCTCCTCGCGGGGCCGCGAGCGGCCTTGCAGAAGAGCCTCGAAGCCGTCCTGGAGCACGATGGCACCGCCTGGCCCTCGGGCATCACAAAAGGGGAAGTCTTCTCCCACCGCTGCCCCGTGGGGGCAACCCCAACCCCCTCGCCATCACCAGCAGCAAGAGGCCACCTTCGTGCGCGGGCCTCTGGCCGCCGACACGGCCGCCAGGGCGGGGACCCTGCGGGCATGGAGCGGGGCCAGCCGCTGCTGGGCTCGAGGTGCTCGGGGGAGCCAGGCCGGCGGCGTCACAGCAGGTCCCGCTGTGTGTGATGCCGGTGCCCGATGCAGAAACACGCTGgggggcagagcagagcggcGTTTGCTCACCTTAACGAGCTTAAAAACCTCTGCAAAGCCTGGGCTTGTGAAGTGCAAGGTCAGAGAGCGAGCGGCTGCCGGCTGGTCAGCACCGCGGCTGGAAGGCAG
This portion of the Oxyura jamaicensis isolate SHBP4307 breed ruddy duck chromosome 25, BPBGC_Ojam_1.0, whole genome shotgun sequence genome encodes:
- the SNX27 gene encoding sorting nexin-27 isoform X1, with the translated sequence MADEEGEGLPRSAAGPQRNGGGEGAPGGPGGPRVVRIVKSESGYGFNVRGQVSEGGQLRSINGELYAPLQHVSAVLGGGAADRAGVRKGDRILEVNGVNVEGATHKQVVDLIRAGEKELILTVLSVPPHEADNLDPSDDSLGQSFYDYTEKQAVPISIPTYKHVEQNGEKFVVYNVYMAGRQLCSKRYREFAILHQNLKREFANFTFPRLPGKWPFSLSEQQLDARRRGLEEYLEKVCSIRVIGESDIMQEFLSESDENYNGVSDVELRVALPDITTVTVRVKKNSTTDQVYQAVAAKVGMDSITANYFALFEVINHSFVRKLAPNEFPHKLYVQNYTSAVPGTCLTIRKWLFTTEEEVLLNDNDLAVTYFFHQAVDDVKKGYIKAEEKSYQLQKLCEQRKMVMYLNMLRTCEGYNEIIFPHCSCDSRRKGHVITAISIKHFKLHACTEEGQLENQVIAFEWDEMQRWDTDEEGMAFCFEYARGEKKPRWVKIFTPYFNYMHECFERVFCELKWRKEVEEEATDKDNRNCSKDNMCSKNIFQMVRSQQRDAAT
- the SNX27 gene encoding sorting nexin-27 isoform X2, translating into MADEEGEGLPRSAAGPQRNGGGEGAPGGPGGPRVVRIVKSESGYGFNVRGQVSEGGQLRSINGELYAPLQHVSAVLGGGAADRAGVRKGDRILEVNGVNVEGATHKQVVDLIRAGEKELILTVLSVPPHEADNLDPSDDSLGQSFYDYTEKQAVPISIPTYKHVEQNGEKFVVYNVYMAGRQLCSKRYREFAILHQNLKREFANFTFPRLPGKWPFSLSEQQLDARRRGLEEYLEKVCSIRVIGESDIMQEFLSESDENYNGVSDVELRVALPDITTVTVRVKKNSTTDQVYQAVAAKVGMDSITANYFALFEVINHSFVRKLAPNEFPHKLYVQNYTSAVPGTCLTIRKWLFTTEEEVLLNDNDLAVTYFFHQAVDDVKKGYIKAEEKSYQLQKLCEQRKMVMYLNMLRTCEGYNEIIFPHCSCDSRRKGHVITAISIKHFKLHACTEEGQLENQVIAFEWDEMQRWDTDEEGMAFCFEYARGEKKPRWVKIFTPYFNYMHECFERVFCELKWRKENIFQMVRSQQRDAAT